A window of the Helianthus annuus cultivar XRQ/B chromosome 4, HanXRQr2.0-SUNRISE, whole genome shotgun sequence genome harbors these coding sequences:
- the LOC118491585 gene encoding wiskott-Aldrich syndrome protein family member 2-like, with protein MCDECDNPCQPPPSPPPPPAATNCPPPPSPQSSSGSSPPSTPSVPNFPYYHPSPPTSGGGGYGYPTPPPPNPILPYFPFYYYNPPPSIQNSVSGQINVNPFQIIFPLSFILFIFFFEK; from the coding sequence ATGTGCGACGAATGCGACAACCCTTGCCAGCCACctccttcaccaccaccaccacccgctGCCACAAACTGCCCGCCACCACCTTCACCACAAAGTTCCAGTGGCAGTTCTCCTCCCTCCACGCCCTCTGTCCCTAACTTTCCCTACTACCACCCTTCACCACCAACTTCCGGCGGTGGTGGCTATGGCTACCCAACTCCGCCTCCCCCTAATCCAATTCTCCCTTATTTTCCGTTCTACTATTATAATCCACCACCTTCTATCCAGAATTCAGTTTCCGGTCAGATAAACGTCAACCCATTTCAAATTattttcccactttcttttattctattcatcttcttctttgagAAATGA
- the LOC110937647 gene encoding F-box protein At3g26010, translated as MTESATSPIKNHKSDESTSQSLFDKLTDELLIKTLIRLPLKPLNLCKSISTRFRSLLSTSYFINSYINHHHFNNSFALYYQTKPTFHNIIDPSLMTIDIAFESPVFDSPGFSLSFLSNSDQQKQETLQYLASNNGLVLCCAVLRRPIVYFVCNPLTKQFVTLPPPPSNVKTVYIGFVCDPRCLCDDEFTTSFKVVRVEVVRCEFPRQLSATLKLEIFCSVSGRWTEEYFMSSSGSDHELFHAWNYRCPSAVVCNGLLHWGTLSNFGVFTYDTSNGECRTIELPQEVRKPVWTFKHCLGEYSGRLRYANFSWDDSNYRVWELKDGGGGWLLLHKVHLDEMKSTVEGINKECMALLSPHPLNPDVVFFWCRSSCRIVEYDMGNKVLQLPRFIRDVKIISHLSPMFFPFVLPPWPTAVPVIQQQEQN; from the coding sequence ATGACGGAGTCAGCCACTTCTCCAATCAAAAACCACAAATCCGACGAATCAACCTCACAGTCCTTATTCGATAAACTAACCGACGAGCTCttaatcaaaaccctaattcgcCTCCCTCTAAAACCCCTCAATCTCTGTAAGTCCATCTCAACACGCTTCCGTTCCTTActttccacttcatatttcatcaACTCTTACATTAATCATCATCATTTCAACAATTCATTTGCTCTCTATTACCAAACCAAACCCACCTTCCATAACATCATCGACCCCTCCCTAATGACCATCGATATCGCCTTCGAATCCCCCGTTTTCGACTCCCCAGGGTTCTCCTTATCATTTCTTTCCAATTCTGATCAACAGAAACAGGAAACGTTGCAGTATTTGGCGTCGAACAACGGTTTGGTTTTATGTTGTGCTGTGTTACGCCGTCCGATTGTTTACTTTGTTTGTAATCCGTTAACGAAGCAGTTCGTAACTCTGCCTCCGCCTCCGAGTAATGTTAAAACTGTTTATATTGGATTTGTATGTGATCCCCGGTGTTTATGCGATGATGAGTTTACGACTAGTTTTAAGGTGGTTCGGGTTGAAGTGGTGAGGTGTGAATTTCCGAGACAGTTATCTGCGACGTTGAAGTTGGAAATATTTTGTTCCGTGTCTGGGAGGTGGACGGAAGAGTACTTTATGTCGAGTTCTGGTTCGGATCATGAGTTGTTTCATGCGTGGAATTATAGGTGCCCGAGTGCTGTGGTGTGTAACGGGTTGCTTCACTGGGGTACGCTTTCGAATTTTGGTGTTTTTACTTATGATACGTCTAACGGTGAGTGTAGAACGATTGAGCTTCCACAAGAGGTAAGAAAGCCGGTCTGGACTTTTAAACATTGCTTAGGGGAGTATTCTGGTCGGCTTAGATACGCCAATTTTTCTTGGGATGATTCGAATTACCGAGTGTGGGAGCTtaaagatggtggtggtgggtggttgtTGTTGCATAAGGTTCACTTGGATGAGATGAAATCGACAGTTGAGGGCATTAACAAGGAGTGCATGGCTTTGCTCTCACCTCACCCGCTTAATCCGGATGTTGTTTTCTTTTGGTGTCGTTCGTCGTGTAGAATTGTGGAATACGACATGGGGAATAAGGTTCTACAGTTGCCGCGTTTTATTAGAGATGTGAAGATTATCAGTCATCTAAGCCCTATGTTCTTTCCCTTTGTGCTGCCTCCCTGGCCTACTGCTGTTCCTGTCATCCAGCAGCAAGAACAAAATTAG